One genomic window of Struthio camelus isolate bStrCam1 chromosome 1, bStrCam1.hap1, whole genome shotgun sequence includes the following:
- the ALG11 gene encoding GDP-Man:Man(3)GlcNAc(2)-PP-Dol alpha-1,2-mannosyltransferase, with amino-acid sequence MRKGRCPASPAPARAGSAAFRRKGAAALSKMVAGGLCLCGLLRLLCSLLIPALFLSGILCVCLFVLLWGIRLWIQQRKKQLTSAGKDGKQPLVVAFFHPYCNAGGGGERVLWCAVRTLQKKYKNITCVVYTGDRDVTGEDIVEGAFRRFNIKLFHPVKFVFLEKRYLVEACLYPYFTLLGQSLGSVFLGWEALLKCVPDVYIDSMGYAFTLPLFKYLGGCRVGCYVHYPTISTDMLSVVRNQDTRFNNAAFITNNPLFSKFKLVYYYLFAFMYGLVGSCSDVIMVNSSWTLNHILSLWRAGACTSVVYPPCDVQTFLDIPLEQEKSAAEYSIVSVGQFRPEKDHPLQIRAFAKMLKKKRLGQQPSLKLILIGGCRNQQDEERVGDLKRLCEELGVSNDVTFRINIPFEELKKHLAEATIGLHTMWNEHFGIGVVECMAAGTVILAHNSGGPKLDIVVPYEGHITGFLAESEDSYAETMAHILSLSPDQRLEIRENARQSVHRFSDQHFEETFLLSVEPLFK; translated from the exons ATGAGGAAAGGCCGCTGCCCGGCTAgtcccgccccggcgcgggcgggaAGCGCTGCCTTCCGGCGGAAAGGCGCGGCGGCGTTGTCCAAGATGGTGGCGGGAGGGTTGTGTCTGTGTGGGCTCCTCAG ATTGTTGTGCTCACTGTTAATCCCTGCATTATTTCTAAGCGGAATTTTGTGTGTCTGCCTGTTCGTGCTACTGTGGGGAATACGGCTCTGGatacaacaaaggaaaaaacaattgaCCTCAGCAGGAAAAGATGGGAAACAGCCATTGGTGGTTGCGTTTTTTCACCCATATTGCAATGCAGGTGGTGGAGGGGAAAGAGTCTTATGGTGTGCCGTAAGAACGCTCCAAAAAAA GTACAAAAATATAACGTGCGTTGTTTATACTGGTGATAGAGATGTCACTGGAGAAGATATAGTAGAAGGCGCATTCAGAAGAttcaatattaaattatttcatcCTGTGAAGTTTGTATTTCTAGAAAAACGGTATCTTGTGGAAGCTTGTCTTTACCCTTACTTCACTTTGCTGGGACAAAGTTTAGGGTCTGTGTTTCTTGGTTGGGAGGCTCTTCTAAAGTGTGTTCCTGATGTTTATATTGACTCAATGGGCTATGCCTTCACGCTTCCACTCTTTAAATATTTAGGCGGTTGTCGTGTTGGATGCTATGTTCATTATCCCACTATCAGTACCGACATGCTTTCTGTAGTTAGGAATCAGGATACCAGATTTAACAATGCAGCGTTCATTACAAACAACCCTCTTTTCAGCAAATTTAAACTTGTCTACTACTACTTGTTTGCCTTTATGTATGGATTGGTTGGTTCTTGCAGTGATGTGATTATGGTTAATTCTTCTTGGACGCTAAATCACATCCTTTCCCTCTGGAGAGCTGGGGCTTGCACTAGCGTTGTGTACCCACCGTGCGATGTTCAGACCTTCTTGGATATTCCACTGGAACAGGAAAAGAGCGCTGCTGAATATTCCATTGTTTCTGTCGGCCAGTTCAGGCCTGAAAAAGATCATCCTTTGCAAATTAGAGCCTTTGctaaaatgctgaaaaagaagAGACTGGGGCAGCAGCCATCACTGAAGCTTATCTTAATTGGAGGCTGTCGTAACCAGCAAGATGAAGAGCGTGTAGGTGATCTTAAACGTCTTTGTGAAGAGCTAGGAGTTAGTAACGATGTGACGTTCAGAATAAACATTCCATTTGAGGAGCTAAAGAAGCACCTGGCTGAGGCTACCATCGGCCTGCACACGATGTGGAATGAACACTTCGGGATTG gcGTAGTTGAATGTATGGCAGCTGGCACAGTTATCCTGGCTCACAATTCTGGAGGCCCCAAATTAGATATTGTGGTACCCTATGAAGGACATATTACAGGCTTCCTAGCAGAAAGTGAGGACAGTTACGCTGAGACTATGGCACATATTCTCTCTTTGTCTCCTGATCAAAGGTTAGAGATCAGAGAAAATGCTCGTCAGTCTGTGCACAGATTTTCTGACCAGCATTTTGAAGAGACGTTTCTGTTATCTGTGGAgccattatttaaataa